A genome region from Cyprinus carpio isolate SPL01 chromosome B23, ASM1834038v1, whole genome shotgun sequence includes the following:
- the LOC109055076 gene encoding 60S ribosomal protein L22-like: MAPVRKHQSSKGGKKKKKQVLKFTLDCTHPVEDGIMDAANFEQFLQERIKVNGKAGNLGGGVVTIERSKSKITVSSEVPFSKRYLKYLTKKYLKKNNLRDWLRVVANTKESYELRYFQINQDEEEEEDED; this comes from the exons ATGGCGCCTGTT aGGAAGCATCAGAGCTCTAAAGgtggaaagaagaaaaagaagcagGTCCTGAAGTTCACGCTGGACTGCACGCACCCCGTTGAAGATGGCATCATGGATGCTGCGAACTTT GAGCAGTTCCTACAGGAGCGCATCAAAGTCAACGGTAAAGCAGGAAACCTGGGAGGTGGAGTGGTCACCATTGAAAGAAGCAAGAGCAAAATCACAGTTTCTTCTGAGGTGCCCTTCTccaagag GTACCTGAAATACCTTACAAAGAAGTACTTAAAGAAGAACAATCTCAGAGACTGGTTGCGTGTTGTGGCTAACACAAAAGAAAGCTACGAGCTGCGCTACTTCCAGATCAACCAggatgaggaagaagaggaggatgaggattaa
- the LOC109090473 gene encoding protein-S-isoprenylcysteine O-methyltransferase-like: MAGSKLVLEGRISIISFISGLGVIVIPLLVKFGAHIDWIFDYLTDVNGKIAIAAYITVINGFLLIIYKGPLYKVAVRACFLGFAFGCGLILSLADTTWTHFGWYMCSLSFFHYSEYLVTAIINPRSLSLDSFLLNHSVEYTVAAVSSWIEFTVEKLLIPEMKQMNWLCLVGLVMVLCGEGLRKAAMLTAGSNFNHIVQNEKSQSHVLVTSGVYALFRHPSYVGWFYWSIGTQIILCNPVCLLGYTIASWRFFRERIEEEEISLIHFFGEDYIEYKKKVFTGLPFISGIRVNS, from the exons ATGGCAGGCAGCAAGTTGGTGCTAGAAGGGAGGATAAGTATTATTAGCTTTATCTCAGGACTGGGCGTCATCGTAATACCTTTACTTGTAAAATTTGGCGCTCACATTGACTGGATATTCGATTACCTCACGGATGTGAACGGGAAAATAGCCATTGCGGCGTATATCACAGTTATCAATGGCTTTCTGCTAATCATATACAAGGGACCTTTATACAAG GTGGCTGTTCGAGCCTGCTTTCTCGGATTTGCCTTTGGATGTGGTCTCATTTTAAGTTTAGCAGATACAACATGGACACACTTTGGCTG GTATATGTGTTCGCTGTCATTTTTTCACTACTCTGAGTACCTGGTTACTGCCATCATCAACCCGCGCAGTCTGTCTCTAGACTCATTCCTGCTCAACCACAGTGTTGAGTACACAGTAGCAGCCGTTTCCTCCTGGATAGAGTTCACTGTGGAAAAGCTCCTTATTCCAG AGATGAAGCAGATGAACTGGCTCTGTCTGGTGGGTTTGGTGATGGTTCTCTGTGGGGAGGGTTTGCGTAAAGCTGCCATGTTGACAGCAGGATCCAACTTCAACCACATAGTGCAGAATGAGAAGTCCCAGAGCCACGTGCTGGTCACCTCTGGAGTTTACGCTCTCTTCAGACATCCTTCCTATGTGGGCTGGTTTTACTGGAGCATTGGCACTCAG ATAATTCTGTGCAACCCAGTATGTCTACTGGGATATACGATCGCCAGCTGGCGCTTCTTTCGAGAGCGTATTGAGGAAGAGGAGATCTCGCTCATCCATTTCTTTGGAGAGGACTACATTGAGTACAAGAAGAAGGTCTTCACTGGCTTGCCCTTCATCTCAGGGATCAGAGTTAACTCCTAA
- the LOC109090477 gene encoding RING finger protein 207, translating into MSGEIFSSLDNLYDLDSANCHPLVCHLCQEQYEHPCLLDCYHTFCASCLRGRAVDSRLTCPLCRHQSVVKGINALPPEDRLLKFLVDSSADSEETVQCANCDLECKKQDVDAMYYCNTCCQPLCRDCRETTHKAKMFSCHEIVSLAKRTKEAHKKCALHEELYIMFSTEKKSMLCINCFRDMQVENRAHCIDIETAYIQGCEKLDQAVLAVKELQTSAREAIILLKAMIGEVRANVDEEESAICNLFNNMQERLAERKKILLKAARSQHEEKERAFKEQLSHLAALLPTLQVHLVTCSAFLSSANKFEFLDMGYQLMERLKKIVKLPHRLRPAQSSKINTEYRSEFARCLEPLLLLGQRRSVSTAGSVALGLGNASGLMQSSLSVQCHSPAMSDLSLCSSVVRRPTSHRYISTKVLLAEGGETPFMEHCCNYENSYRTLQTEIQKLKDQVQEIHRDLTKHHSLTKPDTMNEILERSVQVDRQISAEYSSVELMRAMFEEIWEETLQRVANEQEIYEAQLHDLLQLKQENSYLTTISRQIGPYFHSISKVKERLEPRLKEPKELKDDRTEIMLKLYEDSTSTADTQPSNELSCNTEDNWTLKSLSEETNPKNKDYYRPNKQKNTTDTASRKEIPM; encoded by the exons ATGTCTGGAGAGATCTTTTCCTCTCTGGATAATCTCTATGACCTCGACAGTGCCAACTGCCATCCTCTGGTGTGCCATTTGTGCCAAGAACAGTATGAGCATCCATGTTTACTGGACTGCTACCACACGTTCTGTGCCAGCTGCCTGCGTGGAAGGGCCGTGGACAGCCGACTGACTTGCCCTCTCTGTCG GCATCAGTCCGTTGTGAAAGGAATAAATGCACTCCCCCCAGAGGATCGACTCCTGAAGTTCTTGGTGGACAGTTCAGCAGACAGTGAGGAAACCGTGCAGTGTGCTAACTGTGATTTGGAGTGCAAGAAACAG GATGTGGATGCAATGTATTATTGCAACACTTGTTGCCAGCCACTGTGTCGAGACTGCAGGGAAACCACCCACAAAGCCAAGATGTTTTCCTGCCACGAGATTGTCTCCTTGGCAAAGCGCACCAAAGAAGCCCACAAAAAATGTG CCCTCCATGAGGAACTCTACATCATGTTTTCTACAGAGAAAAAGTCCATGCTCTGCATCAACTGCTTCAGAGACATGCAAGT GGAGAACAGAGCACACTGCATTGATATTGAGACAGCATATATACAAGGCTGTGAAAAATTGGACCAAGCCGTCTTA GCTGTTAAGGAGCTTCAGACGTCAGCACGAGAAGCCATTATTCTGCTCAAAGCCATGATTGGAGAGGTCAGGGCCAATGTGGATGAAGAAGAGAGCGCCATCTGCAATCTGTTCAATAACATGCAG GAAAGACtagcagaaagaaaaaagattctACTCAAGGCAGCACGAag tcAGCATGAGGAGAAGGAGAGAGCCTTCAAAGAGCAGTTATCTCATCTTGCAGCGCTCCTGCCAACTCTTCAG GTTCATCTGGTCACATGTTCTGCCTTCCTAAGCTCAGCAAATAAGTTTGAGTTCTTAGACATGGGATAT CAATTAATGGAGAGACTAAAGAAGATTGTGAAACTACCACACAGGCTGAGACCAGCACAGAGCAGTAAG ATAAACACAGAGTATCGCTCTGAGTTCGCTCGCTGCCTGGAGCCGCTCTTGCTGTTGGGGCAGCGGCGTTCAGTGTCCACTGCAGGGAGTGTGGCTTTAGGTCTGGGAAACGCCAGTGGACT GATGCAGTCATCTCTGTCAGTGCAGTGTCACTCTCCAGCCATGAGTGACTTGTCACTGTGCTCCTCGGTGGTGCGCAGGCCGACCTCACACCGTTACATCAGCACCAAAGTCCTGCTGGCGGAGGGTGGAGAGACGCCTTTTATGGAGCACTGCTGCAACTACGAGAACAGCTACAGG ACTTTACAGACAGAAATCCAGAAGCTCAAAGACCAGGTGCAGGAGATTCACAGAGACCTGACCAAGCACCACTCACTCACCAAACCCGACACCATGAATGAGATTTTGGAGAGGTCTGTTCAGGTGGACAGACAGATCTCAGCAGAGTACTCCTCAGTTGAGCTCATGCGGGCCATGTTCGAGGAG ATTTGGGAGGAGACGTTACAGAGGGTGGCAAATGAACAGGAGATATATGAAG CACAACTTCATGACCTGCTTCAGTTAAAACAGGAGAACTCCTATTTGACCACTATTTCCAGACAAATAGGCCCCTACTTTCACTCCATATCAAAAGTGAAAGAGCGTCTGGAGCCCAG ACTGAAGGAGCCTAAAGAGCTCAAAGATGATCGCACAGAGATCATGCTGAAGCTGTATGAGGATAGTACCTCTACTGCGGACACACAGCCCAG TAATGAGCTGTCCTGTAACACTGAGGACAACTGGACTCTAAAGAGCCTATCAGAAGAGACCAATCCCAAGAACAAAGACTACTACAGGCCAAACAAGCAGAAGAACACCACTGATACAGCCAGTCGCAAAGAGATACCAATGTGA